The following are encoded in a window of Alosa sapidissima isolate fAloSap1 chromosome 10, fAloSap1.pri, whole genome shotgun sequence genomic DNA:
- the LOC121720554 gene encoding zinc finger protein 687b-like isoform X1 yields MSSIRAGVVGNPETGKQRKYIFLTLPSTIPICDTGMGDMKTPDFDDLLAAFDIPDIDAKEAIQSVPEDSEGHHSSTGGAVGKIGGGGGSGLPLRPPSPPEPHQTPHATALSSQSGEPPGVSVIVKNRVRTDAFGEGECDSGRDGPGGAGAQGGAVGALPAPRLGLRMQGMGCGEPLIHNGFEECAAEASELPLSPTQTQSHSNGQLWSPASPKAAAEGASATSAGGFGRAKPLGAQGPNDTMPKARKPSVTQPQEEETHAGDVADRSAAVSASSDAPSPRVSTSPVGRASTFFSPPAPPPLSSSTAPPSPPSNSSSLFEGPLLPSSPLPSGSQLRSEVPGPALQRAASEDEESEPDLGSSPLVIQESPDLLMCSPPKFPRRKRSSSSGMFSAPSPTASPTNLPTPPATAAAPPLADCSPRQRPPSPKRTPAEQRNPEHVIEERDSPESPEPEPPASSQGKRATTLPTLTQRGPSTDQTSAPPPAAHGATWNKAEEEEEEEEEDDDDEDEEEEETMMTREEQSMETGGSSTGERVEDGEEQMEVGEQDGSPGPAAVNTDGSPSPSMMKVRIRTVKTPTGSITRTVTRVAPNGVAATGTTKDASTKASLGGQKVIRPKRPGAPLPGQNQRSKGATVLPVSTLQDASTAMLLAASKAQNKMAAASGSSKLSATAVSITKATTLPSVSSSPATSSVGASARSAAQKPVNGSILASTVATLTTGSGGNKPASIVNSGGAVISRSQSSLVEAFNKILNSKNLLPSYKPDLSTPPPAEWALPMPAAGYRCLECGDSFALERSLARHYDRRSLRIEVTCNHCAKRLAFFNKCSLLLHAREHKERGLVMQCSHLVMRPVSVEQMIGQQDTTPIGVLSTPVSSSACAPGASSPGKEESASLAGPQVLLPLPCKKAEPLQYTNNRCPECKSQFSGKAEMVAHFQEVKASANTACTQCTPPMLLPNPCSWSAHQRIHRHRSPHVCPECGGVARQASFHTHLQEACLHFTRRIGYRCFSCQVVFGGLNSVKSHIQSSHCEVFHKCPSCPMAFKSAPSAQSHISSQHPTLTSVQAKMIYKCVMCETVFTQKALLYVHFDTHLANQKVHVFKCPDCPKLYAQRASMMEHMKTAHRGSAVKQEVSVAAASSPIPAVAASSSSSSSSPALVKGKALLKMESSDGEEWGREHEEDAEEEGGKPGGRANGGGPVTPTWSCTQCQTRYTDKENYITHMAELHDKVLKKFPCDLCEGSFSSSSSLRRHIRLKHKDNRRLFLCQLCVDSKRSFSSRLSLERHMQTQHAPGAPLPGRPVDRPKRGSVFSEAADSSSELDATVSSLGGASAEEDSRLAGPPGGVSRGRGGVVKQEETTGFRCMPCGFATEDQAEFLAHIPSHRGGDGALQCQQCGACFASGPSLSRHRFISHRVRDAVPEHHHHHHHAATAAAADTDGLADGELGVDALGSGAGSPGSLSPSQQQGDEEKGPCACRVCGRRFNKASDLNTHFRTHGMAFITAHKTDKPV; encoded by the exons ATGAGCTCCATTCGGGCAGGGGTAGTCGGGAATCCTGAGACAGGTAAACAGAGGAAATACATCTTCTTAACACTTCCTTCAACA ATACCAATCTGTGATACGGGGATGGGGGATATGAAAACCCCAGATTTCGATGACTTGCTGGCAGCGTTCGATATCCCAGACATTGATGCCAAAGAAGCCATACAGTCTGTGCCCGAGGACTCGGAAGGCCATCACAGCAGCACTGGGGGTGCGGTGGGGAAGATAGGGGGTGGAGGCGGTAGTGGTCTACCTCTTCGACCCCCCAGCCCACCCGAGCCCCATCAGACCCCCCACGCCACCGCCCTGTCATCTCAAAGCGGTGAGCCACCAGGGGTCAGTGTCATTGTAAAGAACAGGGTACGAACGGATGCGTTTGGCGAGGGAGAGTGCGACTCGGGTCGAGACGGCCCTGGTGGAGCCGGGGCGCAGGGAGGGGCGGTCGGAGCGCTCCCTGCTCCCCGTCTCGGCCTCAGGATGCAGGGAATGGGCTGCGGCGAGCCCCTGATCCATAACGGCTTCGAGGAGTGTGCGGCGGAGGCCAGTGAGCTCCCGCTGAGCCCCACTCAGACTCAGAGTCACTCCAACGGCCAGCTGTGGTCACCTGCCTCCCCAAAAGCAGCCGCCGAGGGCGCGTCAGCCACCAGTGCTGGCGGCTTTGGCAGAGCGAAGCCACTGGGGGCACAGGGTCCCAATGACACCATGCCGAAGGCTCGGAAGCCCAGCGTGACTCAGCCTCAGGAAGAGGAAACACACGCTGGTGATGTCGCAGACCGATCCGCTGCCGTCTCGGCTTCCAGCGACGCCCCGTCCCCCCGTGTGTCCACCTCGCCTGTGGGGCGGGCGTCGACATTCTTCTCCCCGCCCGCACCTCCCCCACTCTCCAGCTCCACTGCTCCCCCTTCTCCTCCGTCtaactcctcttctctctttgaaGGTCCACTTCTCCCCTCATCGCCCCTTCCCTCTGGCTCTCAGCTGCGGAGCGAAGTCCCTGGGCCCGCTTTGCAGCGTGCGGCATCCGAGGACGAGGAGTCGGAGCCGGACCTCGGCAGTTCTCCCTTGGTGATCCAGGAGAGCCCGGACCTGCTCATGTGCTCCCCTCCGAAGTTCCCCCGTCGCAAGCGCTCCTCGTCATCGGGCATGTTTAGCGCTCCCTCCCCGACTGCCTCGCCCACCAatctccccaccccccccgccACAGCTGCCGCGCCTCCCCTGGCCGACTGCAGCCCTCGCCAGCGGCCTCCCTCCCCCAAACGCACCCCCGCGGAGCAGCGCAACCCGGAGCACGTCATCGAGGAGCGGGACTCGCCGGAGAGCCCCGAGCCCGAGCCGCCGGCCTCGTCCCAGGGGAAGCGTGCCACCACGCTCCCCACCCTCACTCAGAGAGGCCCCAGCACAGACCAGACGTCGGCCCCACCACCTGCAGCTCACGGGGCCACCTGGAACAAGgcggaagaggaggaagaggaggaagaagaagatgatgatgatgaggatgaggaggaggaggagacgatGATGACGAGAGAGGAGCAGTCCATGGAGACCGGAGGGAGCAGCACAGGGGAGCGAGTGGAGGATGGGGAGGAGCAGATGGAGGTGGGCGAGCAGGACGGCAGCCCTGGCCCTGCCGCGGTCAACACCGAcggctccccctctccctccatgaTGAAGGTCAGGATCAGAACGGTCAAGACCCCTACGGGCAGCATCACAAGGACTGTGACCAGAGTGGCCCCGAACGGGGTGGCTGCCACCGGCACCACCAAGGACGCCAGCACTAAAGCTTCTCTGGGAGGCCAGAAGGTGATCCGGCCCAAAAGACCCGGCGCGCCACTTCCTGGGCAGAACCAGAGGTCAAAGGGCGCGACGGTCCTGCCTGTGTCCACCTTGCAGGATGCCAGCACCGCCATGCTCTTGGCAGCCAGCAAGGCTCAGAACAAGATGGCCGCCGCCAGCGGCTCCTCCAAGCTGTCCGCCACGGCCGTGAGCATCACCAAAGCCACCACGCTCCCCTCGGTGTCCTCGTCCCCAGCCACGTCATCTGTGGGCGCGAGCGCCAGATCCGCCGCCCAGAAGCCGGTCAACGGCAGCATCCTGGCCTCCACGGTGGCCACGCTCACCACCGGCAGCGGCGGCAATAAGCCGGCGTCCATCGTGAACAGCGGCGGCGCCGTCATCTCGCGCTCCCAGTCCAGCCTAGTGGAGGCCTTCAACAAGATCCTCAACAGCAAGAACCTGCTGCCCAGCTACAAGCCGGACCTGAGCACGCCGCCGCCGGCCGAGTGGGCACTGCCCATGCCCGCCGCCGGCTACCGCTGCCTGGAGTGCGGCGACTCGTTTGCGCTGGAGCGCAGCCTGGCGCGCCACTACGACCGGCGCTCGCTGCGCATCGAGGTGACGTGCAACCACTGCGCCAAGCGCCTGGCCTTCTTCAACAAGTGCAGTCTGCTGCTCCACGCGCGCGAACACAAGGAGCGTGGCCTGGTCATGCAGTGCTCGCACCTCGTCATGCGGCCGGTCAGCGTGGAGCAGATGATCGGACAGCAGGACACCACACCCatag GTGTGCTCTCCACCCCTGTGTCCTCGTCCGCCTGCGCCCCCGGGGCCTCTAGCCCAGGTAAGGAGGAGAGCGCCAGCCTCGCTGGCCCCCAGGTGCTGCTGCCCCTGCCCTGCAAGAAGGCCGAGCCCCTGCAGTACACTAACAACAG GTGTCCAGAGTGCAAGAGCCAGTTCAGCGGGAAAGCGGAGATGGTGGCTCACTTCCAGGAGGTCAAAGCTTCCGCTAACACT gcctgtaCCCAGTGCACCCCTCCGATGCTGCTGCCCAACCCCTGCAGCTGGTCAGCCCACCAGCGCATCCATCGCCACCGTTCACCACACGTGTGTCCCGAGTGTGGGGGCGTCGCACGCCAGGCCAgcttccacacacacctgcaggagGCCTGCCTGCACTTCACACGCCGCATCGgctacag atgTTTTAGTTGTCAGGTGGTGTTTGGTGGCCTGAACTCGGTCAAGTCCCACATCCAGTCTTCACACTGTGAGGTGTTCCACAAATGCCCCTCTTGCcccatggccttcaaatctgCCCCCAGCGCACAGAGCCACATCTCCTCCCAACACCCAACGCTCACCAGTGTCCAGGCCAA GATGATCTACAAGTGCGTGATGTGTGAGACTGTTTTTACCCAGAAGGCCTTGCTCTACGTGCATTTTGACACTCACCTGGCCAATCAGAAGGTGCACGTGTTCAAGTGTCCTGACTGCCCCAAGCTCTACGCCCAGAGGGCGTCCATGATGGAGCACATGAAG ACGGCACACAGAGGCTCTGCGGTCAAGCAGGAAGTGTCCGTCGCCGCGGCGTCTTCTCCCATCCCCGCTgtcgccgcctcctcctcctcctcctcctcctcgccggCGCTGGTCAAGGGCAAGGCTCTGCTGAAGATGGAGAGCTCGGACGGAGAGGAGTGGGGTCGAGAGCACGAGGAGGACGCCGAGGAGGAGGGCGGCAAGCCGGGAGGAAGAGCCAACGGGGGCGGACCGGTCACTCCCACCTGGAGCTGTACACAGTGCCAGACCCGCTACACTGACAAGGAGAACTACATTACCCATATGGCCGAGCTGCATGACAAG GTCCTGAAGAAGTTCCCATGTGATCTGTGTGAaggctccttctcctcctcctccagcctgAGGAGGCACATCCGCCtcaaacacaaagacaacagACGTCTCTTCCTCTGCCA gttgtgTGTGGACAGTAAGCGCTCCTTCAGCAGCCGTCTCAGTCTGGAGAGACACATGCAGACCCAGCATGCACCTGGAGCCCCGTTGCCAGGGAGACCAGTGGACCGACCG aaaCGAGGCTCTGTCTTCTCTGAAGCAGCGGACAGCTCCTCCGAACTGGACGCCACTGTGAGTTCTCTGGGCGGGGCGTCGGCGGAAGAGGACTCCCGATTGGCTGGGCCTCCAGGAGGCGTGTCtcgaggcagaggaggagtggTCAAGCAGGAGGAGACGACAGGCTTCCGCTGCATGCCCTGCGGCTTCGCCACCGAGGACCAGGCCGAGTTCCTGGCCCACATCCCGAGTCATCGTGGCGGAGACGGAGCTCTGCAGTGCCAGCAGTGCGGCGCGTGTTTCGCCTCTGGACCGTCCCTCAGCCGCCATCGCTTCATCAGCCACCGCGTGCGTGACGCGGTGCCcgagcaccaccaccaccaccaccacgccgCCACTGCTGCCGCCGCCGACACAGACGGCCTGGCCGACGGAGAGCTCGGTGTGGACGCGCTGGGGTCCGGCGCAGGCTCCCCGGGGTCGTTGTCGCCGTCGCAGCAGCAGGGCGACGAGGAGAAGGGGCCGTGCGCGTGCAGGGTGTGCGGCCGGCGCTTCAACAAGGCCTCTGACCTCAACACACACTTCCGCACGCACGGCATGGCCTTCATCACCGCTCACAAGACCGACAAGCCTGTCTGA
- the LOC121720554 gene encoding zinc finger protein 687a-like isoform X4 yields the protein MSSIRAGVVGNPETGKQRKYIFLTLPSTIPICDTGMGDMKTPDFDDLLAAFDIPDIDAKEAIQSVPEDSEGHHSSTGGAVGKIGGGGGSGLPLRPPSPPEPHQTPHATALSSQSGPLLPSSPLPSGSQLRSEVPGPALQRAASEDEESEPDLGSSPLVIQESPDLLMCSPPKFPRRKRSSSSGMFSAPSPTASPTNLPTPPATAAAPPLADCSPRQRPPSPKRTPAEQRNPEHVIEERDSPESPEPEPPASSQGKRATTLPTLTQRGPSTDQTSAPPPAAHGATWNKAEEEEEEEEEDDDDEDEEEEETMMTREEQSMETGGSSTGERVEDGEEQMEVGEQDGSPGPAAVNTDGSPSPSMMKVRIRTVKTPTGSITRTVTRVAPNGVAATGTTKDASTKASLGGQKVIRPKRPGAPLPGQNQRSKGATVLPVSTLQDASTAMLLAASKAQNKMAAASGSSKLSATAVSITKATTLPSVSSSPATSSVGASARSAAQKPVNGSILASTVATLTTGSGGNKPASIVNSGGAVISRSQSSLVEAFNKILNSKNLLPSYKPDLSTPPPAEWALPMPAAGYRCLECGDSFALERSLARHYDRRSLRIEVTCNHCAKRLAFFNKCSLLLHAREHKERGLVMQCSHLVMRPVSVEQMIGQQDTTPIGVLSTPVSSSACAPGASSPGKEESASLAGPQVLLPLPCKKAEPLQYTNNRCPECKSQFSGKAEMVAHFQEVKASANTACTQCTPPMLLPNPCSWSAHQRIHRHRSPHVCPECGGVARQASFHTHLQEACLHFTRRIGYRCFSCQVVFGGLNSVKSHIQSSHCEVFHKCPSCPMAFKSAPSAQSHISSQHPTLTSVQAKMIYKCVMCETVFTQKALLYVHFDTHLANQKVHVFKCPDCPKLYAQRASMMEHMKTAHRGSAVKQEVSVAAASSPIPAVAASSSSSSSSPALVKGKALLKMESSDGEEWGREHEEDAEEEGGKPGGRANGGGPVTPTWSCTQCQTRYTDKENYITHMAELHDKVLKKFPCDLCEGSFSSSSSLRRHIRLKHKDNRRLFLCQLCVDSKRSFSSRLSLERHMQTQHAPGAPLPGRPVDRPKRGSVFSEAADSSSELDATVSSLGGASAEEDSRLAGPPGGVSRGRGGVVKQEETTGFRCMPCGFATEDQAEFLAHIPSHRGGDGALQCQQCGACFASGPSLSRHRFISHRVRDAVPEHHHHHHHAATAAAADTDGLADGELGVDALGSGAGSPGSLSPSQQQGDEEKGPCACRVCGRRFNKASDLNTHFRTHGMAFITAHKTDKPV from the exons ATGAGCTCCATTCGGGCAGGGGTAGTCGGGAATCCTGAGACAGGTAAACAGAGGAAATACATCTTCTTAACACTTCCTTCAACA ATACCAATCTGTGATACGGGGATGGGGGATATGAAAACCCCAGATTTCGATGACTTGCTGGCAGCGTTCGATATCCCAGACATTGATGCCAAAGAAGCCATACAGTCTGTGCCCGAGGACTCGGAAGGCCATCACAGCAGCACTGGGGGTGCGGTGGGGAAGATAGGGGGTGGAGGCGGTAGTGGTCTACCTCTTCGACCCCCCAGCCCACCCGAGCCCCATCAGACCCCCCACGCCACCGCCCTGTCATCTCAAAGCG GTCCACTTCTCCCCTCATCGCCCCTTCCCTCTGGCTCTCAGCTGCGGAGCGAAGTCCCTGGGCCCGCTTTGCAGCGTGCGGCATCCGAGGACGAGGAGTCGGAGCCGGACCTCGGCAGTTCTCCCTTGGTGATCCAGGAGAGCCCGGACCTGCTCATGTGCTCCCCTCCGAAGTTCCCCCGTCGCAAGCGCTCCTCGTCATCGGGCATGTTTAGCGCTCCCTCCCCGACTGCCTCGCCCACCAatctccccaccccccccgccACAGCTGCCGCGCCTCCCCTGGCCGACTGCAGCCCTCGCCAGCGGCCTCCCTCCCCCAAACGCACCCCCGCGGAGCAGCGCAACCCGGAGCACGTCATCGAGGAGCGGGACTCGCCGGAGAGCCCCGAGCCCGAGCCGCCGGCCTCGTCCCAGGGGAAGCGTGCCACCACGCTCCCCACCCTCACTCAGAGAGGCCCCAGCACAGACCAGACGTCGGCCCCACCACCTGCAGCTCACGGGGCCACCTGGAACAAGgcggaagaggaggaagaggaggaagaagaagatgatgatgatgaggatgaggaggaggaggagacgatGATGACGAGAGAGGAGCAGTCCATGGAGACCGGAGGGAGCAGCACAGGGGAGCGAGTGGAGGATGGGGAGGAGCAGATGGAGGTGGGCGAGCAGGACGGCAGCCCTGGCCCTGCCGCGGTCAACACCGAcggctccccctctccctccatgaTGAAGGTCAGGATCAGAACGGTCAAGACCCCTACGGGCAGCATCACAAGGACTGTGACCAGAGTGGCCCCGAACGGGGTGGCTGCCACCGGCACCACCAAGGACGCCAGCACTAAAGCTTCTCTGGGAGGCCAGAAGGTGATCCGGCCCAAAAGACCCGGCGCGCCACTTCCTGGGCAGAACCAGAGGTCAAAGGGCGCGACGGTCCTGCCTGTGTCCACCTTGCAGGATGCCAGCACCGCCATGCTCTTGGCAGCCAGCAAGGCTCAGAACAAGATGGCCGCCGCCAGCGGCTCCTCCAAGCTGTCCGCCACGGCCGTGAGCATCACCAAAGCCACCACGCTCCCCTCGGTGTCCTCGTCCCCAGCCACGTCATCTGTGGGCGCGAGCGCCAGATCCGCCGCCCAGAAGCCGGTCAACGGCAGCATCCTGGCCTCCACGGTGGCCACGCTCACCACCGGCAGCGGCGGCAATAAGCCGGCGTCCATCGTGAACAGCGGCGGCGCCGTCATCTCGCGCTCCCAGTCCAGCCTAGTGGAGGCCTTCAACAAGATCCTCAACAGCAAGAACCTGCTGCCCAGCTACAAGCCGGACCTGAGCACGCCGCCGCCGGCCGAGTGGGCACTGCCCATGCCCGCCGCCGGCTACCGCTGCCTGGAGTGCGGCGACTCGTTTGCGCTGGAGCGCAGCCTGGCGCGCCACTACGACCGGCGCTCGCTGCGCATCGAGGTGACGTGCAACCACTGCGCCAAGCGCCTGGCCTTCTTCAACAAGTGCAGTCTGCTGCTCCACGCGCGCGAACACAAGGAGCGTGGCCTGGTCATGCAGTGCTCGCACCTCGTCATGCGGCCGGTCAGCGTGGAGCAGATGATCGGACAGCAGGACACCACACCCatag GTGTGCTCTCCACCCCTGTGTCCTCGTCCGCCTGCGCCCCCGGGGCCTCTAGCCCAGGTAAGGAGGAGAGCGCCAGCCTCGCTGGCCCCCAGGTGCTGCTGCCCCTGCCCTGCAAGAAGGCCGAGCCCCTGCAGTACACTAACAACAG GTGTCCAGAGTGCAAGAGCCAGTTCAGCGGGAAAGCGGAGATGGTGGCTCACTTCCAGGAGGTCAAAGCTTCCGCTAACACT gcctgtaCCCAGTGCACCCCTCCGATGCTGCTGCCCAACCCCTGCAGCTGGTCAGCCCACCAGCGCATCCATCGCCACCGTTCACCACACGTGTGTCCCGAGTGTGGGGGCGTCGCACGCCAGGCCAgcttccacacacacctgcaggagGCCTGCCTGCACTTCACACGCCGCATCGgctacag atgTTTTAGTTGTCAGGTGGTGTTTGGTGGCCTGAACTCGGTCAAGTCCCACATCCAGTCTTCACACTGTGAGGTGTTCCACAAATGCCCCTCTTGCcccatggccttcaaatctgCCCCCAGCGCACAGAGCCACATCTCCTCCCAACACCCAACGCTCACCAGTGTCCAGGCCAA GATGATCTACAAGTGCGTGATGTGTGAGACTGTTTTTACCCAGAAGGCCTTGCTCTACGTGCATTTTGACACTCACCTGGCCAATCAGAAGGTGCACGTGTTCAAGTGTCCTGACTGCCCCAAGCTCTACGCCCAGAGGGCGTCCATGATGGAGCACATGAAG ACGGCACACAGAGGCTCTGCGGTCAAGCAGGAAGTGTCCGTCGCCGCGGCGTCTTCTCCCATCCCCGCTgtcgccgcctcctcctcctcctcctcctcctcgccggCGCTGGTCAAGGGCAAGGCTCTGCTGAAGATGGAGAGCTCGGACGGAGAGGAGTGGGGTCGAGAGCACGAGGAGGACGCCGAGGAGGAGGGCGGCAAGCCGGGAGGAAGAGCCAACGGGGGCGGACCGGTCACTCCCACCTGGAGCTGTACACAGTGCCAGACCCGCTACACTGACAAGGAGAACTACATTACCCATATGGCCGAGCTGCATGACAAG GTCCTGAAGAAGTTCCCATGTGATCTGTGTGAaggctccttctcctcctcctccagcctgAGGAGGCACATCCGCCtcaaacacaaagacaacagACGTCTCTTCCTCTGCCA gttgtgTGTGGACAGTAAGCGCTCCTTCAGCAGCCGTCTCAGTCTGGAGAGACACATGCAGACCCAGCATGCACCTGGAGCCCCGTTGCCAGGGAGACCAGTGGACCGACCG aaaCGAGGCTCTGTCTTCTCTGAAGCAGCGGACAGCTCCTCCGAACTGGACGCCACTGTGAGTTCTCTGGGCGGGGCGTCGGCGGAAGAGGACTCCCGATTGGCTGGGCCTCCAGGAGGCGTGTCtcgaggcagaggaggagtggTCAAGCAGGAGGAGACGACAGGCTTCCGCTGCATGCCCTGCGGCTTCGCCACCGAGGACCAGGCCGAGTTCCTGGCCCACATCCCGAGTCATCGTGGCGGAGACGGAGCTCTGCAGTGCCAGCAGTGCGGCGCGTGTTTCGCCTCTGGACCGTCCCTCAGCCGCCATCGCTTCATCAGCCACCGCGTGCGTGACGCGGTGCCcgagcaccaccaccaccaccaccacgccgCCACTGCTGCCGCCGCCGACACAGACGGCCTGGCCGACGGAGAGCTCGGTGTGGACGCGCTGGGGTCCGGCGCAGGCTCCCCGGGGTCGTTGTCGCCGTCGCAGCAGCAGGGCGACGAGGAGAAGGGGCCGTGCGCGTGCAGGGTGTGCGGCCGGCGCTTCAACAAGGCCTCTGACCTCAACACACACTTCCGCACGCACGGCATGGCCTTCATCACCGCTCACAAGACCGACAAGCCTGTCTGA